The Brassica napus cultivar Da-Ae chromosome C7, Da-Ae, whole genome shotgun sequence genome has a segment encoding these proteins:
- the LOC106411079 gene encoding importin-4 has protein sequence MAQSLELLLIQFLMPDNDARRQAEDQIKRLAKDPQVVPALVQHLRTAKTPNVRQLAAVLLRKRITGHWAKLSPQMKQEVKQSLIESITVENSPPVRRASANVVSVVAKYAVPAGEWPDLLTFLFQCSQSAQEDHREVALILFSSLTETIGNTFRPYFADLQTLLLKCMQDENSSRVRVAALKAVGSFLEFTSDGDDVVKFRDFIPSILNVARKCIASGEEDVAILAFEIFDELIESPAPLLGDSVKSIVQFSLEVSCNQTLESSTRHQAIQIVSWLAKYKYTSLKKHKLVIPILQVMCPLIAESSDQEDNDDDDLATDRAAAEVIDTLAMNLPKHVFPTVFEFSSMYSQSTDLKFREASVTALGVISEGCYDLIKEKLDIVLNIVLGALRDPEKMVRGAASFALGQFAEYLQPEILSHYQSFLPCVLNAIEDTSEEVKEKSYYALAAFCENMGEEIVAYLDPLMGKLMAALQNSPRNLQETCMSAIGSVAAAAEQAFNPYAGRVLEAMKFFMVLTNDEDLRARARSTELVGIVAMSVGRKGMEAILPPFIDAAISGFGLEYSELREYTHGFFSNVAEILDDTFAQYLPRVMPLVFASCNLDDGSAVNIDESDDESVNDFGGVSSDDEAHDEPRIRNISVRTGVLDEKAAATQALGLFALHTKSSFAPYLEESLKIMDKHSGYFHEDVRLQAVTGLKHILAAAHAIFQTHNDGTGKANEILDTVMNIYIKTMAEDDDKEVVAQACLSIADIMKDYGYIAIQNYLPPLVDATLLLLREKAACQQLEDESDDDDDDAGHDEVLMDAVSDLLPAFAKCMGSHFEPVFASFFEPLMKFAKASRPPQDRTMVVAGLAEVAQDMGAPIAAYVDRIMPLVLKELGSRHATNRRNAAFCVGELCKNGGETALKYFNDVLRGIYPLFGESETDLGVRDNAAGATARMIVVHPQLVPLNQVLPVLLKGLPLKEDQEESMAVYSCIYSLVLAANPQIVSHVPDLVKIFGQVVESPVEKAEVKAIVGRTFSHLISVYGDQLHPLISGLPPSQANALAAFASTG, from the exons ATGGCGCAATctctcgagcttctcttgatcCAATTCCTCATGCCCGATAACGACGCTCGTCGCCAAGCTGAGGATCAGATCAAGCGTCTCGCCAAGGATCCTCAAGTCGTCCCCGCCTTAGTTCAGCACCTCCGCACCGCTAAAACCCCCAACGTCCGCCAGCTCGCCGCCGTCCTCCTCCGTAAAAGAATCACCGGACATTGGGCCAAGCTCTCTCCGCAGATGAAACAGGAAGTTAAGCAGTCTTTAATCGAAAGCATCACCGTAGAGAATAG TCCACCTGTGAGGCGTGCGAGTGCCAATGTTGTGAGCGTAGTAGCGAAGTACGCTGTTCCAGCTGGAGAGTGGCCTGACTTGTTAACCTTTCTCTTCCAGTGTAGCCAGAGTGCTCAAGAAGACCACCGTGAA GTGGCATTGATCCTTTTCAGCTCTTTGACTGAAACTATTGGGAACACATTTAGGCCATACTTTGCTGACTTGCAAACTCTTCTTCTCAAGTGTATGCAAGATGAAAACAGCAGCCGTGTCAGAGTTGCTGCTCTCAA GGCAGTGGGCTCTTTTCTTGAGTTCACAAGCGACGGGGATGATGTG GTCAAGTTCCGAGATTTCATTCCAAGCATATTGAACGTGGCGAGGAAATGTATTGCTTCTGGCGAGGAGGATGTTGCTATACTTGCTTTTGAGATTTTTGATGAGCTGATTGAATCTCCTGCTCCTCTTCTGGGAGATTCTGTCAAATCAATCGTGCAGTTCTCTCTTGAAGTCTCATGTAATCAAACCCTGGAAAGTAGCACCCGTCACCAG GCGATCCAAATAGTTTCATGGTTGGCAAAGTACAAATACACTTCCCTTAAAAAACACAAGCTAGTCATACCAATTTTGCAAGTTATGTGCCCTTTAATCGCCGAGTCATCTGATCAAGAGGACAACGACGATGATGATCTCGCTACTGATCGTGCAGCTGCTGAAGTCATTGACACACTAGCTATGAACCTGCCAAAGCATGTGTTCCCCACTGTTTTCGAGTTTTCTTCCATGTATAGTCAGAGCACGGATCTGAAGTTTCGGGAAGCTTCTGTAACTGCTCTAGGTGTTATATCAGAAGGCTGCTATGATCTTATCAAAGAGAAGCTAGACATTGTTCTGAATATAGTCTTGGGAGCTTTAAGAGACCCTGAGAAAATGGTTCGTGGGGCTGCATCTTTTGCGCTAGGCCAATTTGCCGAGTATCTCCAGCCTGAGATTCTGTCGCATTATCAGAGTTTTCTTCCGTGTGTTTTGAATGCGATTGAAGATACATCTGAGGAAGTGAAG GAGAAGTCATACTATGCTTTGGCAGCGTTCTGTGAGAACATGGGAGAGGAGATTGTTGCTTACCTTGATCCTTTAATGGGGAAGCTCATGGCAGCTCTCCAAAATAGTCCACGTAATCTGCAGGAGACTTGCATG TCAGCAATTGGGTCGGTTGCTGCTGCTGCAGAGCAAGCATTCAATCCATACGCTGGGAGGGTTTTAGAGGCGATGAAGTTCTTCATGGTGCTCACTAATGACGAAGATCTTCGTGCCCGTGCACGGTCTACTGAGCTTGTAGGGATCGTCGCAATGTCCGTTGGGAGAAAAGGGATGGAggccattttgccacctttcaTCGATGCTGCAATATCA ggATTTGGATTGGAGTACAGTGAGTTGCGAGAATATACTCATGGATTCTTCAGCAACGTAGCTGAAATATTGGATGACACTTTTGCCCAG TATTTACCTCGCGTTATGCCGTTAGTATTTGCTTCGTGCAATCTTGATGATGGGTCTGCGGTCAACATTGATGAGTCAGACGATGAGAGTGTTAACGATTTTGGTGGGGTATCCTCTGATGATGAAGCTCATGATGAGCCTAGGATTCGGAACATAAGTGTAAGAACAGGAGTTTTGGATGAGAAGGCAGCTGCAACTCAAGCTCTTGGCCTGTTTGCACTCCACACTAAATCTTCTTTTGCACC CTACCTTGAGGAGTCATTGAAAATCATGGACAAACATTCTGGATATTTTCATGAAGATGTTCGGCTTCAAGCTGTCACTGGTTTGAAAC ATATATTGGCTGCAGCACATGCCATATTCCAAACTCATAAT GATGGAACTGGGAAGGCAAATGAAATTCTTG ATACAGTTATGAATATTTATATCAAAACCATGGCTGAGGATGACGACAAGGAGGTTGTTGCTCAGGCTTGCTTGAGCATTGCAGATATCATGAAGGATTATGGTTACATAGCCATCCAAAATT ATTTACCACCTCTTGTCGATGCGACATTGCTACTGCTGAGGGAGAAAGCAGCTTGCCAGCAGCTAGAAGATGAGAGtgacgacgatgatgatgatgctggaCATGATGAGGTTCTCATGGATGCAGTTTCTGACCTCCTCCCCGCCTTTGCAAAGTGTATGGGGTCTCATTTTGAGCCCGTCTTTGCAAGTTTCTTCGAGCCGTTGATGAAATTCGCG AAAGCTTCACGTCCCCCACAGGATAGGACAATGGTAGTTGCCGGTCTTGCTGAAGTTGCTCAAGACATGGGTGCTCCAATCGCTGCCTATGTTGAT agGATAATGCCCTTGGTGCTAAAAGAATTGGGGTCACGTCATGCAACCAATAGAAGGAATGCAGCTTTCTGTGTCGGAGAGCTATGTAAAAACGGGGGTGAAACTGCTCTTAA ATATTTTAACGATGTGCTACGTGGAATTTACCCGCTTTTTGGCGAGTCAGAGACAGACCTTGGTGTTAGGGATAATGCAGCAGGTGCCACCGCAAGGATGATTGTTGTTCATCCTCAACTAGTCCCGCTAAATCAA GTACTTCCAGTGTTGCTGAAAGGTTTACCTCTAAAGGAAGATCAAGAGGAGTCCATGGCTGTATACAGCTGTATATATTCACTTGTTTTGGCAGCCAATCCACAG ATCGTCTCACATGTTCCGGACCTGGTTAAAATCTTCGGACAAGTAGTGGAGTCGCCGGTAGAGAAAGCTGAAGTGAAAGCAATTGTAGGGAGAACTTTCTCCCACCTGATATCGGTTTATGGCGATCAGTTGCATCCATTAATAAGTGGCCTACCACCTTCTCAAGCTAACGCTCTTGCTGCGTTTGCTTCTACTGGCtga
- the LOC106407055 gene encoding protein PELOTA 1 — MKIVRRDFVRNGPGSVKMVAEDSDDLWYAYNLIAVRDSVMAVTFRKVQREVPGGGRDSERVRLKLEVQVEEVDYDKDAAVLRIRGKNILENDHVKIGAFHTLEIELKRPFVLRKGIWDSLALDTLKQASDPAASADLAVVLMQEGLGQIFLVGRSVTSSRARIETSIPRKHGPAIAGYESALKKFFENVLQAFAKHVDFSVVRCAVIASPGFTKDQFHRHLLLEAERRQLRPIIENKSRIILVHTNSGYRHSLGEVLNAPNVMNMIKDTKAAKEVKALNDFFTMLSNDPARACYGPKHVEVAHERMAVQTLLITDELFRNSDVKTRKKYVDLVESVKDSGGEAFIFSSMHVSGEQLAQLTGIAALLRFPLPDLEDIEM, encoded by the exons ATGAAGATTGTCCGCAGAGATTTCGTTCGTAATGGACCCGGAAGCGTtaag ATGGTGGCTGAGGACTCTGATGATCTCTGGTATGCTTATAACCTCATTGCCGTCCGAGATAGTGTAATGGCTGTCACTTTTAG AAAGGTTCAGAGAGAGGTGCCTGGTGGGGGAAGAGACTCTGAACGTGTTAGACTGAAGCTCGAAGTACAAGTTGAG GAGGTGGACTATGACAAAGACGCGGCTGTTCTGCGCATACGTGGCAAGAATATCCTGGAGAATGATCACGTCAAG ATTGGTGCATTCCATACGTTGGAGATTGAGCTGAAACGACCTTTTGTATTGAGAAAG GGAATTTGGGACTCATTGGCGCTTGATACACTCAAGCAGGCCTCAG ATCCCGCTGCTAGTGCTGATCTAGCTGTAGTTCTAATGCAAGAGGGACTTGGACAAATCTTCCTTGTCGGCAGAAG TGTGACAAGTAGCCGTGCACGAATAGAAACATCAATTCCTAGGAAGCATGGACCTGCAATTGCTGGTTACGAATCT GCTTTGAAGAAATTCTTTGAGAATGTTCTGCAG GCCTTTGCGAAACATGTTGACTTCAGTGTCGTTCGTTGTGCAGTGATCGCTAGTCCCGGCTTTACAAAG GATCAGTTTCATCGTCACTTGTTATTGGAAGCTGAAAGAAGACAGCTGAGACCTATAATTGAGAACAAATCACGTATAATTCTGGTGCACACAAACTCTGGTTATAG ACATAGCCTAGGAGAGGTTCTTAATGCACCCAACGTGATGAATATGATCAAAGATACTAAAGCAGCAAAAGAG GTCAAAGCTCTCAACGATTTCTTCACCATGCTTTCAAAT GATCCAGCTCGAGCATGCTATGGACCAAAACATGTAGAAGTTGCTCATGAGCGAATGGCAGTCCAAACACTTCTCATCACCGATGAGCTTTTCAG GAACTCTGACGTGAAAACAAGGAAAAAGTATGTGGATTTGGTGGAGTCGGTGAAAGATTCAGGAGGAGAGGCTTTTATATTCTCGTCGATGCATGTTTCAGGGGAAC AGTTGGCACAACTCACTGGAATTGCAGCTCTTCTCAGGTTCCCTTTACCAGACCTCGAAGACATTGAGATGTAA
- the LOC106409131 gene encoding uncharacterized protein LOC106409131 — translation MISVVIVAELLVEYTSAIAKLTVGMLPRRPGGDSNVVRVGGFILPCPSPSSTNRSSPFPDFSSHLVDF, via the coding sequence ATGATCTCTGTCGTAATCGTCGCCGAGCTACTGGTGGAGTACACATCAGCTATCGCTAAACTCACCGTCGGGATGCTTCCTAGACGGCCAGGAGGCGACAGCAACGTCGTAAGAGTTGGCGGTTTCATCTTGCCTTGTCCTTCTCCTTCGAGTACTAACCGGTCGTCGCCGTTCCCGGACTTTTCTTCTCATCTCGTAGACTTCTGA